Proteins found in one Terriglobales bacterium genomic segment:
- a CDS encoding DUF705 domain-containing protein: MTFSTKIVAYVDVDDTLVRSAGSKRIPMTRVIAHVRELFQSGVVLYAWSSGGAEYARNSAQELGLEDCFLGFLPKPNILIDDQAPSEWRRLIHVHPMEAASKTADDYSVLLSKAPK; the protein is encoded by the coding sequence ATGACCTTCTCGACTAAAATCGTAGCCTACGTAGATGTGGACGACACACTCGTGCGCTCCGCCGGATCGAAGCGCATTCCCATGACTAGGGTTATTGCTCACGTGCGGGAACTCTTTCAGAGTGGCGTTGTGCTGTACGCCTGGAGTTCAGGCGGAGCCGAGTACGCGCGCAATTCAGCCCAGGAGTTGGGATTAGAGGACTGCTTCCTCGGATTCTTGCCGAAGCCAAACATCCTCATTGATGACCAGGCGCCAAGCGAGTGGCGGAGACTGATCCACGTTCATCCCATGGAGGCTGCGTCGAAAACTGCGGATGACTATTCTGTTCTCCTGTCAAAAGCACCAAAATAG
- a CDS encoding polysaccharide deacetylase family protein has product MRLIIWKPALFCLLLCLFVAVASSFGQEIALTFDDLPAHAQLPPGVTREDVAKQIIKALEDAHAPKSYGFMNAEKLQQAPEDVEVLKLWRAAGLPLGNHSYSHMDLNANSVEAFEHDIQVNEPLLQCMMQGEDWRWFRYPYLTEGETLKKRRALRSFLTDHGYRVAEVTVDFSDYAWNAPYARCAAKKDAKAIEQLKASYLSTAAEYISLGQEMAKLVYGREIKHVLLLHVGAFDAVMLPQLIDLLKQRGFKLVTLQQAESDPAYESDPDLGLKMGKSLLEQMMQAKHLQVPPHKEKPFKELEFLCREPSTASHN; this is encoded by the coding sequence TTGAGATTGATAATTTGGAAGCCCGCTCTTTTCTGTCTGCTTCTGTGTCTTTTCGTCGCAGTTGCCTCTTCGTTTGGACAAGAGATCGCGCTGACATTCGATGATCTACCGGCGCACGCCCAGTTGCCGCCAGGCGTGACCCGGGAAGATGTTGCCAAACAGATCATCAAGGCGCTGGAAGACGCGCATGCGCCGAAGAGTTACGGATTCATGAATGCCGAAAAACTGCAACAAGCCCCTGAGGACGTAGAAGTATTGAAGCTTTGGAGGGCGGCCGGGCTCCCTCTGGGCAATCACTCTTATTCGCACATGGACCTCAATGCCAACAGCGTGGAAGCCTTTGAGCATGACATACAAGTCAACGAACCGTTGCTGCAATGCATGATGCAGGGCGAGGATTGGCGATGGTTTCGTTATCCCTATCTCACTGAGGGCGAGACGCTGAAAAAAAGACGCGCCCTACGCTCCTTCCTCACGGACCACGGGTATCGCGTCGCCGAGGTGACGGTGGATTTTTCAGACTACGCCTGGAACGCTCCCTATGCGCGCTGCGCGGCGAAAAAAGATGCGAAGGCCATCGAGCAATTAAAGGCCAGTTATCTCAGCACAGCCGCGGAGTACATCAGCCTCGGCCAAGAGATGGCAAAGCTGGTCTATGGAAGGGAGATCAAGCACGTTCTGCTGCTTCACGTCGGCGCATTTGATGCGGTCATGCTGCCGCAATTGATTGATCTTTTGAAGCAGCGCGGATTCAAACTCGTTACTCTGCAGCAGGCAGAGAGCGACCCTGCGTATGAGAGCGATCCTGATCTTGGATTGAAGATGGGGAAGTCCCTGCTGGAACAGATGATGCAGGCCAAGCACCTCCAGGTGCCGCCGCATAAAGAGAAGCCATTCAAGGAACTCGAGTTTCTCTGTCGTGAGCCAAGTACGGCTTCCCATAACTAG
- a CDS encoding DUF4383 domain-containing protein, whose protein sequence is MAADKEKKTRTMLAKIYVVLSGAILFVVGVVGFFRHEMFNLAFPPAHNVFHLASGVIALWAGLGKSAQGVRLFGLIFGAIYILVAIAGFAGLKDLGPMQLGLNSHYNVIHLGVGLLSLAAGIASGKTSGAQ, encoded by the coding sequence ATGGCTGCGGACAAAGAGAAAAAAACGCGAACCATGCTGGCCAAGATCTATGTTGTGTTGAGCGGAGCTATCCTGTTCGTGGTGGGTGTGGTCGGCTTCTTTCGTCATGAGATGTTCAATCTCGCATTTCCTCCAGCGCATAACGTATTTCACCTGGCCAGCGGCGTAATCGCACTCTGGGCTGGCCTGGGAAAAAGCGCCCAGGGCGTGCGATTATTTGGCCTGATCTTTGGAGCGATCTACATCCTGGTCGCCATCGCAGGCTTCGCCGGTCTGAAAGACCTTGGTCCAATGCAACTGGGATTGAACTCGCATTACAACGTTATTCACCTTGGGGTTGGGCTGTTGAGTCTGGCAGCGGGGATTGCCAGCGGAAAAACGAGCGGGGCGCAGTAG
- a CDS encoding SMP-30/gluconolactonase/LRE family protein, giving the protein MRRAILALILTAAATAALAQEILKLSPAFDDIVPPNAKLERVATGFNKWTEGPVWTRDNSLLFAEIPANNIIRLVPGQSPTVFMHPSGYKGTEPYKGPEPGSNGMTLDSNGRVTVAGHAGRTVWRLESLDPKAQVTVLADSYQGKKLNSPNDLVYKSDGSLYFTDPPYGLPTQGDSDPEKELQVNGVYRIPGARQQKPGAPPEREKLQLIISDLARPNGIAFSPDEKFLYIAESGKKLWMRYSVQPDGSVKDGEVFLFTSSDKSAGENAPGGPDGIRVDKKGNLYGSGPGGVWIISPDGDHLGTIKVPERVANIAWGDKDDKTLYITASTSIYSIKLKIAGVRN; this is encoded by the coding sequence ATGCGACGGGCTATCTTAGCCCTGATACTCACTGCTGCCGCCACTGCGGCGCTCGCGCAGGAGATATTGAAACTCAGCCCCGCCTTCGATGACATCGTTCCGCCCAACGCAAAGCTTGAGCGGGTGGCTACCGGCTTCAACAAGTGGACAGAGGGTCCGGTCTGGACACGCGACAACAGTCTGCTTTTTGCTGAAATTCCGGCGAACAACATCATTAGGTTGGTTCCGGGGCAGAGCCCAACGGTTTTCATGCATCCCAGCGGATACAAAGGTACTGAACCCTATAAAGGCCCGGAGCCCGGTTCGAATGGCATGACGCTCGATTCGAACGGCCGTGTCACCGTCGCGGGGCACGCCGGACGGACGGTGTGGCGGCTGGAATCGCTCGATCCCAAGGCTCAGGTCACAGTGCTGGCTGACTCGTATCAGGGGAAGAAGCTCAATAGCCCCAACGATCTTGTATATAAATCGGATGGCTCGCTGTACTTCACCGATCCTCCGTACGGGTTGCCGACGCAGGGAGATAGCGACCCAGAAAAGGAATTGCAAGTCAACGGTGTGTACCGCATCCCAGGGGCGCGACAGCAGAAGCCGGGCGCTCCGCCGGAGCGGGAAAAGTTGCAGCTTATCATCAGCGATCTCGCCAGACCTAACGGCATAGCGTTTTCACCGGACGAGAAATTTTTGTACATAGCCGAGTCAGGCAAGAAACTCTGGATGCGCTATTCGGTGCAACCAGACGGATCGGTCAAAGATGGGGAGGTCTTCCTCTTCACCTCTTCCGACAAATCAGCCGGCGAGAACGCGCCCGGCGGACCGGATGGCATTCGCGTGGACAAGAAAGGAAACCTTTACGGCTCGGGGCCGGGCGGCGTCTGGATCATTTCCCCGGATGGGGACCACCTGGGGACCATCAAAGTGCCCGAAAGGGTCGCCAACATAGCGTGGGGCGACAAGGACGACAAGACGCTCTACATCACCGCCAGCACGAGCATCTATAGCATCAAGTTGAAGATTGCCGGCGTAAGGAACTGA
- a CDS encoding glycosyltransferase family 39 protein, whose translation MNPQIGIGLSADSPLPVPSASRRSIWSSDVAILIYLAAATVMAHMLTGGRYGFHRDELATLDDARHLAWGYVAYPPVTPFFGRLSLLFFGTSLAGFRFFAALAQAVAVVLTGLMARELCGRRGAQLVAAFAAVAFCLGGGVLMQYVSFDYLCWVLAAYFVVRLLANDDPRWWVAIGSAIGLGMMTKYTMGFFVIGIVAGVLLTDARRYLKSKWLWYGVAASLVIFLPNLIWQAQHHFISLDFLKHIHERDVRIGRTKDFLPDQLELTLFAFPLCVAGLYFYFFSQKGRRFRMLGWMYVVPLLLFVIAKGRGYYLAAAYPMLYAAGSVWGDEWLASLRRGWAGAIRALAWTALATNIVVFAAVALPIAPVNSRWWKAAIKTNGDFPEEIGWPELVETVAKIRDSLPAADRAHMGILAGNYGEAGAINLYGASYGLPQAISGINSFWQRGYGNPAPETLIVVGLSRRYLDRNFSACELAGHVTNPYGVENEETKDHPDIYVCHGLRQSWPDFWKQFQYYG comes from the coding sequence ATGAATCCGCAAATCGGCATAGGCCTCAGTGCTGATTCTCCCCTTCCAGTCCCTTCTGCCTCGCGACGGTCTATTTGGTCGAGCGATGTCGCCATTCTGATTTACCTCGCAGCGGCCACGGTCATGGCGCATATGCTGACCGGCGGGCGCTACGGATTTCATCGCGACGAACTGGCCACGCTCGACGATGCGCGTCACCTTGCCTGGGGGTACGTGGCCTATCCGCCGGTAACTCCGTTCTTTGGCCGCTTGTCGTTGCTGTTTTTTGGAACATCACTAGCTGGGTTTCGTTTCTTTGCTGCCCTGGCGCAGGCAGTGGCGGTGGTGCTCACCGGGTTGATGGCGCGCGAGCTATGTGGAAGGCGAGGAGCGCAGCTCGTTGCCGCATTTGCGGCGGTTGCGTTTTGCCTGGGTGGCGGCGTACTGATGCAGTATGTCTCATTCGACTACTTATGCTGGGTGCTGGCTGCCTATTTTGTCGTTCGCTTGCTCGCGAATGACGACCCGCGCTGGTGGGTTGCCATTGGAAGTGCGATCGGGCTGGGAATGATGACGAAGTACACCATGGGCTTCTTCGTCATCGGCATCGTTGCCGGAGTGCTGCTGACGGATGCGCGCCGGTATCTAAAAAGCAAATGGCTCTGGTATGGCGTTGCCGCGTCGCTGGTAATCTTTTTGCCCAATCTTATCTGGCAGGCGCAGCACCATTTTATATCGCTGGATTTTTTGAAGCATATTCACGAGCGTGACGTGCGCATTGGACGGACGAAAGACTTTCTTCCTGATCAGTTGGAGTTGACGCTCTTCGCCTTTCCGCTTTGTGTGGCCGGGCTTTACTTCTACTTTTTCTCGCAAAAGGGCAGACGCTTTCGCATGCTGGGCTGGATGTATGTGGTTCCTCTGCTGTTGTTCGTGATCGCCAAGGGGCGCGGTTATTACCTGGCGGCGGCTTATCCCATGCTCTATGCCGCGGGCAGCGTGTGGGGCGACGAGTGGCTGGCTTCGTTGCGACGCGGCTGGGCTGGTGCAATACGGGCGCTGGCATGGACAGCGCTGGCAACCAATATTGTAGTCTTCGCGGCTGTGGCCTTGCCGATCGCTCCGGTCAACTCCAGATGGTGGAAGGCTGCAATCAAGACCAATGGCGATTTCCCCGAGGAGATCGGCTGGCCAGAGCTAGTGGAGACGGTCGCCAAGATCCGCGATTCATTGCCGGCAGCAGATCGAGCGCACATGGGAATCCTGGCAGGAAATTATGGAGAGGCCGGCGCCATCAACCTTTACGGTGCGAGCTATGGCTTGCCGCAGGCGATCAGCGGCATCAACTCATTCTGGCAACGCGGCTACGGTAATCCCGCGCCGGAGACGCTGATTGTGGTGGGCCTGTCGCGCCGTTACCTGGACCGTAACTTCTCGGCGTGCGAACTCGCTGGCCATGTCACGAACCCCTACGGCGTGGAGAACGAAGAGACGAAAGATCATCCAGACATCTACGTCTGTCACGGGCTGCGCCAGAGCTGGCCTGATTTCTGGAAGCAGTTTCAATATTACGGATAA
- a CDS encoding YdeI/OmpD-associated family protein: MGTKDKRIDTYIAKSAGFAQPILRELREIVHEGCPEIEETLKWRSPTFMYKGILCGMAAFKEHCAFGFWKGSLVVDGKNNNVDAMGQFGRVTSMKDLPPRRALLAYVKRARQLNDEGVKVPWRSKPNGEKKDLKVPGYFTTALKKNKKALANFAAFSYSKKKDYVEWLSEAKTDETRERRLQTSVEWIAEGKSRNWKYEKC, from the coding sequence ATGGGAACAAAAGACAAGCGCATTGATACATACATCGCAAAATCGGCAGGGTTCGCGCAGCCTATCCTTCGCGAGCTGCGCGAGATTGTTCACGAAGGCTGTCCGGAGATCGAAGAGACCCTGAAGTGGCGCTCACCTACGTTTATGTACAAGGGCATTCTCTGCGGTATGGCTGCCTTCAAGGAGCATTGTGCCTTCGGGTTCTGGAAGGGCAGCCTGGTGGTTGACGGAAAAAATAACAATGTGGATGCCATGGGCCAGTTTGGGCGTGTTACATCCATGAAGGACCTGCCACCGAGGCGCGCACTGCTGGCCTACGTCAAGCGCGCCAGGCAACTGAATGATGAAGGCGTGAAGGTGCCCTGGAGGTCAAAGCCGAACGGCGAAAAGAAAGATTTGAAGGTCCCGGGTTATTTCACGACTGCCCTGAAGAAAAACAAAAAGGCGCTGGCTAACTTCGCGGCGTTCTCTTACAGCAAGAAAAAAGATTACGTCGAGTGGCTCAGCGAAGCCAAGACCGATGAGACGCGTGAACGCCGGTTGCAGACCTCGGTGGAGTGGATAGCAGAAGGAAAGTCGCGGAATTGGAAGTATGAGAAGTGTTAG
- a CDS encoding SgcJ/EcaC family oxidoreductase → MLLACSLSITVLLPLILIGTPGLAAQEKQAQKEIEAFNQKFRAAILKMDNAAVISLWAEDGTTLLPGMAPLTGRSNIAKWLDEVTAKMPGYRVTRPDNDFHDIQISGDWASEWGTTIQVAQPPGDKEPIEIYGKILLVLHKEKDGEWRIKQEMWNASPHS, encoded by the coding sequence GTGCTTTTAGCCTGTTCACTCTCAATCACGGTCCTGCTGCCACTCATTCTCATCGGCACTCCTGGTCTGGCTGCTCAGGAGAAGCAAGCGCAAAAAGAGATCGAAGCTTTCAACCAGAAATTCCGAGCGGCCATCCTCAAAATGGATAACGCCGCAGTTATCTCCCTATGGGCGGAAGATGGCACCACCCTGCTGCCTGGCATGGCGCCTCTGACAGGAAGATCGAACATTGCGAAGTGGCTCGACGAGGTTACGGCAAAGATGCCGGGCTACCGCGTTACCCGGCCGGATAACGATTTTCACGATATCCAAATCTCGGGAGATTGGGCATCCGAGTGGGGGACAACAATTCAAGTGGCCCAGCCTCCAGGAGACAAAGAACCTATCGAGATCTACGGCAAGATCCTGCTGGTGCTGCATAAAGAAAAAGACGGGGAGTGGAGAATCAAGCAAGAGATGTGGAACGCAAGCCCGCATTCGTGA
- a CDS encoding ATP-binding protein, whose product MPDRSHRVELTRSLFLAAITVAVLMAGYEALKQLLFPHITIWQSHAATICFTTVLATLTAYFIGKRLIGLNQKLREDINKREWMSKALEQSEARYRSLFERNKAGVFRSVPGGGFIDCNDAFAQMFGYEREELLKLPPHVLYVGGKEERDSRIVEFRKTGQMKDFEICYRHKNGGLVWAIQNVALAKDEEGNDVTEGTVVDITERHRLEEMLRQSQKMEAVGRLAGGIAHDFNNLLTVIMGYGGSLRDRLKHDDEAREQAKRIAQAADKAAALTRQLLAFSRMQLLEARVINLNNLVVNLEKMLHRLIGEDIELITRTTLGLRRVKADPGQIEQVVMNLVVNARDAMPEGGTMTLETANVDLDENYAATHAGVIPGAYVMLAVSDTGTGMSAETQAQIFDPFFTTKEMGRGTGLGLSTVYGIVKQSEGHIWVYSEVGHGSTFKIYLPQTHEADEPASGEHPVVSTTRGSETVLLVEDDIQVRDLTRTILTACGYVVLAPADAQTALAMVEQHAMQIRLLLTDVIMPGINGRELARQLVGRNPEIKVLYMSGYTENTIGQHGVLEPGTYFLQKPFTPPALTNKVREILDNHGKANCGPF is encoded by the coding sequence ATGCCCGACCGGTCCCATCGCGTGGAGTTGACGCGGTCCTTATTCCTGGCCGCCATCACCGTAGCTGTGCTGATGGCCGGTTATGAAGCACTCAAACAACTTCTCTTTCCTCACATCACAATCTGGCAGTCGCATGCGGCAACCATTTGCTTCACCACGGTCCTGGCGACTTTAACGGCATACTTCATCGGAAAAAGACTGATTGGGCTGAACCAGAAATTGCGGGAGGACATCAACAAGCGCGAGTGGATGAGCAAAGCCCTGGAACAATCGGAAGCGCGCTATCGTTCGCTTTTCGAGCGCAACAAAGCGGGCGTATTTCGCAGTGTGCCCGGAGGAGGCTTCATTGACTGCAACGACGCTTTTGCCCAGATGTTTGGTTATGAACGCGAAGAGCTTCTCAAGCTGCCGCCTCACGTGCTCTACGTGGGCGGCAAGGAGGAGCGCGATTCGCGGATCGTAGAGTTTCGCAAAACCGGGCAAATGAAAGATTTTGAGATCTGTTACCGGCACAAAAATGGCGGCCTGGTGTGGGCGATTCAAAACGTGGCGCTGGCCAAGGATGAAGAGGGCAACGACGTCACCGAGGGCACGGTTGTGGACATCACCGAGCGGCACCGGTTGGAAGAGATGCTGCGCCAGTCGCAAAAGATGGAAGCCGTGGGCAGGCTGGCCGGCGGCATCGCGCACGACTTCAACAATCTGCTCACGGTGATCATGGGATACGGCGGGTCGCTGCGCGACCGGCTCAAGCACGACGATGAGGCCCGCGAACAAGCCAAGCGAATTGCGCAAGCAGCGGACAAAGCCGCCGCTCTCACGCGGCAGTTGCTGGCCTTCAGCCGCATGCAACTGCTCGAGGCCAGGGTCATCAACCTTAACAACCTGGTGGTGAACCTGGAGAAGATGCTGCACCGGCTGATTGGAGAAGACATAGAGCTGATCACCAGGACAACTCTGGGACTGAGGCGGGTGAAGGCCGATCCGGGACAAATCGAGCAAGTGGTGATGAACCTTGTGGTCAATGCTCGTGACGCCATGCCCGAGGGCGGCACGATGACGCTGGAAACTGCGAATGTTGACCTGGACGAAAACTACGCAGCGACACACGCGGGCGTGATCCCCGGAGCTTATGTCATGCTGGCCGTGAGCGATACCGGCACGGGCATGTCGGCTGAAACGCAAGCGCAGATTTTCGATCCCTTCTTTACGACCAAAGAGATGGGCAGAGGCACCGGCCTGGGACTCTCAACTGTCTATGGCATCGTGAAACAAAGCGAAGGCCACATATGGGTCTACAGCGAAGTAGGCCACGGGAGCACCTTCAAGATCTATCTGCCGCAGACGCATGAGGCGGATGAGCCTGCGTCTGGGGAGCATCCGGTGGTTTCCACCACCCGGGGCAGCGAGACGGTCTTGCTGGTGGAAGACGACATCCAAGTGCGGGACCTGACGCGTACCATCCTGACCGCTTGCGGCTATGTGGTGCTGGCTCCGGCGGATGCGCAGACGGCGCTGGCCATGGTGGAACAGCATGCAATGCAGATTCGCTTGCTGCTCACGGATGTCATTATGCCAGGAATTAACGGCCGTGAACTGGCCCGCCAGTTGGTCGGCCGCAACCCGGAGATCAAAGTCTTGTACATGTCGGGCTACACGGAAAACACAATCGGCCAGCACGGGGTTCTTGAACCTGGCACTTACTTCCTGCAAAAACCGTTCACTCCCCCGGCGCTTACAAACAAGGTACGGGAGATACTCGATAATCACGGGAAAGCGAATTGCGGCCCTTTTTAG
- the rsgA gene encoding ribosome small subunit-dependent GTPase A, translating to MFLQQLGWNDFFTKQLFDGIPGRVASSNREHFLIWTEDGEIEASVSGRLRHSSSEWPCVGDWVVLRETAPVIDRVLDRKTKLSRKQPGKQVREQVLAANVDVLFIVSGLDRDYNPRRIERYLVLARESGARTVILLNKADLAEELALNLDRILCETGRLAPGAPVLALSALSGDGLQALPTFLAPGETAALIGSSGVGKSTILNRLLGQERQRTHVVRAADDRGRHTTTSRELFVMPGGWLLMDLPGLRELQLWADPEQVDGSFGDIQELARHCRFRDCTHTREPGCAVQSAELDSGHLANYRKLQRELAYLDRKSDVRVEREERSRWKAIERALRRHPKRGA from the coding sequence ATGTTTCTGCAACAACTTGGTTGGAACGACTTTTTTACAAAACAACTGTTCGATGGTATTCCCGGCCGCGTTGCTTCTTCGAACCGCGAACACTTTCTGATTTGGACCGAGGATGGCGAAATTGAAGCAAGTGTCAGTGGACGTCTTCGGCATTCTTCTTCTGAGTGGCCTTGTGTGGGTGACTGGGTAGTGCTGCGCGAGACCGCACCTGTGATTGACAGGGTATTGGATCGTAAAACGAAACTTTCTCGCAAGCAGCCCGGGAAACAGGTGCGCGAACAGGTGCTGGCTGCAAATGTAGACGTTCTGTTTATCGTGAGCGGCCTGGATCGCGACTACAATCCTCGCCGCATCGAGCGTTACCTGGTGCTGGCGCGTGAAAGTGGGGCGCGCACTGTAATTCTTTTGAACAAAGCAGACCTGGCGGAGGAGCTTGCCCTCAATCTGGATCGCATCTTGTGCGAAACCGGGCGCCTGGCCCCGGGCGCTCCCGTGCTCGCGTTGAGTGCTTTATCGGGAGACGGTTTGCAGGCCCTGCCCACCTTCCTCGCTCCTGGAGAAACAGCCGCCTTGATCGGATCATCGGGCGTGGGAAAATCCACGATTCTGAATCGCCTATTGGGCCAAGAACGGCAGCGCACGCATGTTGTACGCGCTGCCGATGATCGTGGCAGACACACGACCACGAGCCGCGAGCTGTTCGTCATGCCTGGCGGCTGGTTGCTGATGGATTTGCCCGGCTTGCGTGAGCTGCAGCTCTGGGCTGATCCTGAGCAGGTTGATGGCAGCTTTGGCGATATCCAGGAGCTGGCCAGGCATTGCCGCTTCCGTGACTGCACGCATACCCGCGAGCCAGGCTGTGCCGTGCAAAGTGCTGAACTGGATTCGGGACACCTCGCCAACTATCGCAAGCTGCAACGCGAACTGGCCTATCTTGACCGGAAATCCGACGTCAGGGTGGAGCGAGAAGAGCGTAGTCGTTGGAAGGCAATCGAAAGGGCCCTGCGCCGCCATCCCAAGCGCGGGGCTTGA
- a CDS encoding biopolymer transporter ExbD: MYIPLVGRIGILIILGGFAIDFALWLRPEDAGAGPFWWGPFSTVLLPAGIFLLLISVIGLTKKTSSKADNNLTLSKSQSEGLKPRPVSPASTLHQPGRFMSVFASPLVLLAIALIFLGVVFYTGSYYWMTTRTFVPLEMPVSLSRGHIRTGNFYINLKERYEVDLAVDYPFYENPACQLNAPNSVLKTNLVVFRNGQVLNETNGSDYYSLGSFFAEKRGSYNLDIEVLSDASCLNARHPQVLVETSWYAYDSYTTKYKIIHWFGLVLVAAGLIGLNRSDIGLLAREMLSADKFVILEGPHSGSYKPRRELAVNKLISAIPSFGLLFAIVLLLISCWVFFMDTILHTSPTGFWVSVPGQSPAATAQVPLEGKIVFRIDAQNHWYLNSKEISPAELPGAIKKALAQRPDWVVYFEASRQIDYKDAVSAMNAIRNAHAQIVLITPRMKADTP; this comes from the coding sequence ATGTATATACCCCTCGTGGGGCGAATCGGTATTCTCATTATTCTCGGAGGCTTTGCCATTGATTTTGCGTTGTGGCTTCGTCCTGAGGACGCCGGTGCGGGGCCCTTTTGGTGGGGCCCTTTTTCCACAGTACTGCTTCCTGCGGGAATATTTTTGCTGCTTATCTCGGTCATCGGGCTGACGAAGAAAACAAGCAGCAAAGCAGACAATAATTTAACCTTGTCGAAATCACAATCGGAAGGGTTGAAACCCAGGCCTGTGTCGCCTGCTTCGACCCTACACCAGCCGGGCAGGTTCATGTCTGTTTTTGCTTCACCTCTCGTGTTATTGGCAATCGCACTCATCTTTTTAGGCGTTGTCTTTTATACCGGCAGCTACTACTGGATGACTACGCGCACATTCGTTCCGCTGGAAATGCCCGTCTCACTGTCACGCGGGCATATCAGAACTGGTAATTTCTACATCAACTTGAAAGAACGGTATGAGGTTGACCTTGCTGTTGATTATCCGTTTTATGAAAATCCCGCTTGCCAGTTGAACGCGCCCAATTCGGTACTCAAGACAAATCTTGTTGTTTTCCGAAATGGTCAGGTGCTTAATGAAACAAACGGTTCCGATTACTATTCTCTGGGCTCTTTTTTCGCCGAAAAACGAGGATCTTACAACCTTGATATAGAGGTGCTGTCTGACGCCAGTTGCCTCAATGCACGCCATCCTCAAGTCCTGGTTGAAACCAGTTGGTATGCCTATGACTCATACACGACCAAATACAAGATCATCCATTGGTTTGGGTTGGTACTGGTAGCCGCCGGGCTGATTGGGCTCAACCGTTCAGACATCGGACTACTCGCCAGAGAGATGTTGTCGGCAGATAAGTTCGTGATTTTGGAAGGCCCCCATTCTGGTTCCTACAAACCACGCCGGGAGCTTGCTGTTAACAAACTAATTTCCGCCATACCCTCCTTCGGTCTTTTGTTTGCGATAGTCCTTTTGCTGATCTCATGCTGGGTATTTTTCATGGATACAATACTTCACACATCACCAACTGGATTCTGGGTTTCGGTCCCCGGGCAGTCTCCAGCAGCAACTGCCCAAGTGCCATTGGAGGGCAAAATAGTATTTCGGATCGATGCACAGAATCACTGGTATCTGAACTCAAAAGAAATTTCACCTGCCGAGCTGCCCGGCGCCATAAAAAAAGCTCTGGCCCAACGTCCGGACTGGGTCGTCTATTTCGAAGCGTCCCGACAGATAGATTACAAAGACGCGGTCTCTGCGATGAACGCGATTCGCAACGCTCATGCACAGATTGTTCTTATAACACCACGCATGAAAGCTGATACACCATAA